In a single window of the Aridibaculum aurantiacum genome:
- a CDS encoding DUF4041 domain-containing protein, protein MLNVGGHAGLTLSKPKLMFFNKSKKLLKEKEQELEQALTKLAAYEQEFKDVIDKNALLAQKSLLIHKTEKKLEELNETYQKGLALHQTLEQEISLYQDGLEISSYGLHKPQFSFDTSEKLKHQLEFTYEKQKRLIKDDKAVVCNTEWTVGGSKVEGRRMTNQYKKLMLFAFNGECDGLIAKVRWNNASKTRERIIKAFDAINKLGVTQNVFITQDFLQLKLDELALTYEYEQKKYEEKEEQRLIREQMREEEKAQRELEKAQKEAEDEERRFQKALEKAKQELQGANTVNASVLQEQIKELEHKLQAAHERKERAIAQAQLTKVGHIYVISNVGSFGEDVYKIGMTRRLDPLDRVRELGDASVPFQFDIHAIIYSENAPQLEYELHKKFADRRLNRVNLKKEFFKVSLEEIEAFVKQHANAEIEFTKLAEAREYRETLSMLEQVNKIINEVEEVSHFPKSLI, encoded by the coding sequence ATGTTAAACGTTGGCGGTCATGCTGGGCTGACACTCTCTAAACCAAAACTTATGTTCTTCAACAAATCCAAAAAGCTTTTAAAAGAAAAAGAACAAGAGCTTGAACAAGCCTTGACTAAACTTGCCGCTTATGAGCAAGAGTTTAAAGATGTAATTGACAAAAATGCTTTGCTTGCTCAAAAATCTTTATTAATTCACAAGACGGAAAAGAAACTTGAAGAGCTTAACGAAACTTACCAAAAGGGTTTGGCTCTGCATCAAACACTTGAACAGGAAATTTCACTATATCAGGATGGTTTGGAAATTAGCTCCTATGGTTTGCATAAACCTCAATTCTCATTTGACACTTCTGAAAAGCTTAAACATCAACTTGAATTCACCTATGAGAAGCAGAAACGTTTAATAAAGGATGATAAAGCAGTTGTTTGTAACACAGAATGGACTGTAGGAGGCAGTAAAGTTGAAGGTCGTAGAATGACAAATCAGTATAAGAAATTAATGCTGTTTGCCTTCAATGGCGAGTGTGATGGATTGATAGCAAAAGTGAGATGGAATAATGCTTCAAAGACAAGGGAAAGAATTATAAAAGCTTTTGACGCAATAAACAAACTGGGTGTTACACAGAACGTATTTATCACCCAAGATTTCCTACAGCTGAAATTGGATGAACTTGCTTTGACTTATGAATACGAGCAAAAGAAATATGAAGAAAAGGAAGAGCAACGTCTAATCCGAGAGCAAATGCGAGAAGAAGAAAAAGCACAAAGAGAATTAGAGAAAGCTCAAAAGGAAGCGGAAGACGAAGAACGACGTTTTCAAAAGGCATTAGAAAAAGCAAAGCAAGAGTTGCAAGGTGCAAACACGGTAAACGCTTCTGTTTTGCAAGAGCAAATTAAGGAGTTGGAGCATAAATTACAGGCAGCCCATGAAAGAAAAGAAAGAGCTATTGCTCAAGCACAATTAACTAAAGTTGGACACATTTATGTTATTTCAAATGTTGGCTCCTTTGGAGAAGACGTCTATAAAATAGGCATGACACGGCGCCTTGACCCATTGGACAGGGTTCGGGAGTTAGGAGACGCCTCTGTTCCATTTCAATTTGACATTCATGCAATCATCTACTCAGAAAATGCGCCTCAGCTTGAGTATGAACTTCATAAGAAGTTTGCTGACAGGCGACTAAACCGGGTAAATCTTAAGAAAGAGTTTTTCAAGGTTTCATTGGAAGAAATAGAAGCTTTTGTAAAGCAACATGCCAACGCAGAAATTGAGTTTACAAAGCTTGCTGAAGCACGGGAATATAGAGAGACTTTATCAATGTTAGAGCAGGTAAACAAAATAATAAACGAGGTTGAAGAAGTATCGCATTTTCCTAAAAGCTTGATATAG